Proteins from a genomic interval of Sulfurimonas sp. HSL3-2:
- the bamA gene encoding outer membrane protein assembly factor BamA, translated as MKIVFLALAFFIGLSVYADKIKEINYDGLFHISKDVAMRMVDLDIGDELDEQKVDDAIKKYFKQGYFQDIYVTSEDGNVTFHFQEKPIISKIELKGYKDDDKDFMNDVVMIKRGALYDEKKIEAAKNRIIESLNHDGKIDSVVEVEKELQENGSMHIKFVINEGEKIIIEKIKYSGLKRFEGSDFDDMVANKEHQFMGWFWGRNSGDLRIQDLQYDPLRIRDYYMQYGYLDAKVDAPFVRVNFDHYTGEMSYQIVEGDVYRISGVTIEQTKQVIDDAKLLEVVKLTKNEPFNIKTFREDADRIKTIVADLGYAYANVVPDLRKDKENHTVEVAFKVIPGEKVRIRNVIISGNTRTLDRIIRRELYLGPGDMYSLTDLKDSRNSLGRLGYFESNTIEEKRIDERTMDLIVKVKETPTGNIQVGGGYGSYGGILLSVSVSDRNIFGSGINVGVKLEKSQMTHNYSFSISNPRLNDSDFSGNFSVYQSATDYTDYSTESNGVSVGVGHRFTRHVSGYLGYNYSQNRYSNVDLNSTSVYGSYYFESYAKSSVVTSLSFDNTDDYYLPREGLTASQTFEKSGLGGDANFFKSGTTFNKYNGLKDYVGFDAIFRYKARFNYVMDTGYLPIAEKYYMGGIGSVRGYQSYSLAPTITDTNGQVRRIGANQTFSNSAELSLPLVPKAKMRLVAFADWGFIGDNSLSEISRGGYGMGLEWFSPVGPIQLMFANPLNEKPGDDVSHFEFTMGQRF; from the coding sequence ATGAAAATTGTTTTTTTAGCGCTTGCCTTTTTTATAGGTTTAAGTGTTTACGCGGATAAGATAAAAGAGATAAATTATGATGGTCTGTTCCACATTTCAAAAGATGTTGCGATGCGTATGGTCGATCTTGATATTGGTGATGAGCTTGATGAACAAAAAGTGGATGATGCTATTAAGAAGTATTTTAAACAGGGTTACTTTCAAGATATATATGTGACAAGTGAAGACGGAAACGTTACTTTTCACTTTCAAGAGAAGCCGATCATCTCTAAAATAGAGTTAAAAGGCTATAAAGATGACGACAAAGATTTTATGAACGATGTCGTTATGATCAAACGCGGTGCATTGTATGATGAAAAAAAGATCGAGGCTGCTAAAAACAGGATCATTGAATCATTAAACCATGACGGCAAGATAGATTCGGTCGTTGAGGTTGAAAAAGAGCTTCAAGAAAACGGCAGTATGCATATTAAGTTTGTTATCAACGAGGGTGAAAAGATCATTATCGAAAAGATCAAATACAGCGGTTTAAAAAGGTTTGAGGGTTCAGACTTTGATGATATGGTAGCGAACAAGGAACATCAGTTTATGGGATGGTTCTGGGGTAGAAACAGCGGAGATCTGAGAATACAGGATCTTCAATATGATCCTCTTCGTATCCGTGATTACTACATGCAGTACGGGTATCTTGATGCAAAAGTGGATGCTCCGTTTGTCAGAGTCAACTTTGATCATTATACGGGAGAGATGAGTTACCAGATTGTAGAAGGGGACGTTTACCGCATTAGCGGAGTCACTATCGAGCAGACGAAGCAGGTCATCGATGATGCAAAACTTTTAGAGGTCGTAAAACTTACAAAAAATGAGCCGTTTAACATAAAGACCTTCCGCGAGGATGCAGATAGAATAAAAACTATCGTTGCAGATCTTGGCTATGCATATGCTAATGTTGTTCCGGATCTCAGAAAAGATAAAGAGAACCATACGGTCGAAGTCGCTTTTAAAGTCATACCGGGCGAAAAGGTACGTATTAGAAACGTGATCATCTCGGGCAATACCCGTACCTTAGACAGGATCATTAGACGTGAGCTATATCTTGGACCCGGAGATATGTATAGCTTGACCGATCTTAAGGATTCAAGAAACTCTCTTGGACGTTTGGGGTACTTTGAAAGCAATACGATCGAAGAGAAGCGTATAGATGAACGTACGATGGATCTGATCGTAAAAGTAAAAGAAACTCCGACAGGAAATATCCAAGTAGGCGGTGGATACGGTAGTTATGGCGGTATTCTTTTAAGTGTTTCCGTAAGTGATAGAAATATTTTCGGTTCAGGGATAAACGTAGGTGTCAAGTTAGAAAAATCTCAAATGACGCATAACTATTCATTCTCTATTTCGAATCCTAGACTCAATGACAGTGACTTCAGCGGAAACTTCTCAGTCTATCAATCTGCAACGGACTACACTGACTATAGTACAGAAAGTAATGGTGTGAGTGTCGGTGTCGGGCATAGATTTACAAGGCATGTATCGGGATACTTAGGATATAACTATTCTCAAAACAGATATAGCAACGTCGATCTGAACTCTACATCCGTATATGGAAGCTACTATTTTGAAAGTTATGCTAAAAGTTCTGTCGTGACAAGTCTTAGTTTCGATAATACAGATGATTACTATCTTCCGCGTGAAGGTTTGACAGCCAGCCAGACTTTTGAAAAATCCGGACTCGGAGGGGATGCAAATTTTTTCAAATCCGGGACTACGTTTAACAAGTACAACGGACTAAAAGATTATGTCGGTTTTGATGCTATTTTTAGGTACAAAGCAAGGTTTAACTATGTAATGGACACAGGTTATCTGCCAATAGCGGAAAAATACTATATGGGTGGTATCGGAAGTGTCAGAGGCTATCAATCGTACTCTCTTGCACCGACTATTACGGATACAAACGGTCAGGTAAGACGTATCGGAGCTAACCAGACATTTTCAAACAGTGCAGAGCTTAGTCTCCCGCTTGTACCAAAGGCAAAGATGCGTCTTGTCGCTTTTGCCGATTGGGGATTTATAGGCGACAACTCTCTTAGTGAAATATCTCGCGGAGGTTACGGGATGGGGCTTGAATGGTTTTCACCTGTTGGACCGATTCAGCTGATGTTTGCAAATCCTCTTAATGAAAAACCTGGTGACGATGTGTCACACTTCGAATTTACTATGGGACAAAGATTTTAA
- a CDS encoding prephenate dehydrogenase, producing MKVGIIGLGLMGGSLALSLKNLPFIHEIVGSDHNKEHQKQALELSLVKKIVEFEEIKKCDLIILAVPVDGIISIIDQLTDVDENTTIIDFGSTKEKIVKSIPDKIRKNVVAAHPMTGTEFFGPYAAIEGLYTDSVVVLCDLEDSGEHQKETAIKLFDALCMKISYMHAHEHDRHTAFISHMPHAISYSLANTVIKQENREDILTLAAGGFRSMSRLAKSSPAMWEDVFKQNKDNVLEAIELFEKELQNFKKHIKDENWNELHKDMQDANTLYNIFS from the coding sequence ATGAAAGTTGGTATTATCGGTCTTGGCCTAATGGGTGGTTCCTTAGCACTAAGCCTAAAAAATTTACCGTTTATACACGAGATCGTCGGAAGTGACCATAATAAAGAGCATCAAAAACAAGCCCTTGAACTCTCTCTAGTCAAAAAAATCGTTGAGTTTGAAGAGATAAAAAAATGTGATCTTATCATCTTAGCTGTTCCTGTCGACGGTATCATATCTATTATAGATCAACTCACCGATGTAGATGAAAACACGACGATCATAGACTTCGGTAGTACAAAAGAAAAGATCGTCAAATCTATCCCCGACAAGATACGCAAAAACGTCGTAGCTGCCCACCCGATGACGGGAACCGAATTCTTTGGTCCGTATGCAGCTATTGAAGGTCTCTATACCGACAGTGTCGTTGTACTTTGTGATCTTGAAGACAGCGGGGAACATCAAAAAGAAACAGCCATAAAACTTTTTGATGCGCTATGCATGAAGATAAGCTATATGCATGCTCATGAACATGACCGTCATACGGCGTTTATCAGCCATATGCCCCATGCCATCTCATACTCTCTTGCAAATACAGTAATTAAACAGGAAAACAGAGAAGATATCTTGACTCTTGCAGCCGGAGGATTCAGATCAATGAGCCGTCTTGCAAAAAGTTCTCCTGCGATGTGGGAAGACGTTTTCAAACAAAACAAAGACAATGTTCTTGAAGCGATAGAGCTTTTTGAAAAAGAGCTGCAAAACTTTAAGAAGCATATCAAAGATGAAAACTGGAACGAACTGCATAAAGATATGCAGGATGCAAACACTCTTTACAATATCTTCAGTTAA
- a CDS encoding BatD family protein, which yields MKNLGKIITFLIFSTNLFAGVSAGVDQSVVTPGNVVNFSLQVSGTGFEKPNIDSLCGVNVLGRSSQTSINGVNGKFTKTQTLTYSFAPEKSCTIDPIEVKTDDGVVNTKPIKIEVRPLSADAKAKFSLTYASDKKELYVGEPFKVTLTSKIRRDMKIVDSKFEPSSMNGFWVKKQQQLAGSYEGDYLQTKVIYILAAQRDGNLTIQPAKMSLAQRTAARDPFFGDLMPNLNWSRYLSNALHVKVKPLPNGVDLVGSDIMMNVSVDKTKVNQNEPVNATVKLSGRANFEDVGSIKPFIPNISVFEDDAKIEHFIKNGTYSGEYTKKMAFVGDGNFTIPSIEIKYLDTKTNSVKSIKTQPIHVTVIGGGVKKSDEPLKIEKASQQTAAEVVKPQEKISYITIALSALGGFILGILFMLIKPLLGSKKNNTHISSKDTKAILSRLIEFKDDADVKEMIDLLEKKLYAGEDVVIDKTKLKELRKRYGF from the coding sequence ATGAAAAACCTTGGTAAGATAATAACATTTTTGATTTTTAGTACAAATCTTTTTGCAGGTGTAAGTGCAGGAGTCGATCAAAGTGTAGTGACTCCCGGCAACGTAGTGAACTTCAGTTTGCAGGTAAGCGGCACGGGATTTGAAAAACCAAATATCGACTCTCTATGCGGGGTGAATGTCCTTGGCCGTTCATCACAGACAAGCATAAACGGAGTAAATGGAAAGTTTACCAAAACGCAGACACTGACATACAGTTTTGCACCTGAGAAGTCTTGTACTATCGATCCTATTGAGGTAAAGACAGATGACGGTGTTGTAAATACGAAACCGATAAAGATCGAGGTCCGTCCTCTTTCCGCAGATGCAAAGGCAAAGTTCTCACTTACGTATGCAAGTGATAAAAAAGAACTTTATGTCGGAGAACCTTTTAAAGTAACATTGACTTCAAAGATCCGCAGAGATATGAAGATAGTCGACTCCAAGTTTGAACCTTCAAGTATGAATGGTTTTTGGGTAAAGAAACAGCAGCAGCTTGCAGGCAGCTATGAGGGAGATTATCTGCAGACAAAAGTGATCTATATCTTAGCGGCACAAAGAGACGGGAATCTTACGATACAGCCGGCAAAGATGAGTCTGGCACAAAGAACTGCGGCAAGAGATCCGTTCTTCGGTGATCTGATGCCAAACCTTAACTGGAGCAGATATCTCTCTAATGCTTTACATGTAAAGGTCAAACCTTTGCCAAACGGCGTAGATCTGGTCGGCAGTGATATCATGATGAATGTCTCCGTGGACAAAACAAAAGTGAATCAGAATGAGCCTGTTAATGCAACAGTAAAACTCAGCGGCAGAGCAAACTTTGAAGATGTGGGGTCGATAAAACCCTTTATCCCAAACATCTCAGTCTTTGAAGATGATGCAAAGATAGAACATTTCATTAAAAACGGTACATACAGCGGTGAATATACTAAAAAGATGGCGTTTGTGGGAGATGGGAATTTTACTATCCCTTCGATAGAGATAAAGTATCTGGACACAAAGACAAACAGTGTCAAAAGCATAAAGACACAGCCGATACATGTTACAGTAATCGGCGGCGGAGTCAAAAAAAGCGATGAGCCCTTAAAAATAGAAAAAGCTTCCCAGCAGACAGCGGCTGAAGTCGTAAAACCTCAAGAGAAGATCTCATATATCACTATTGCACTTTCTGCTTTAGGCGGTTTTATACTCGGTATACTCTTTATGCTTATCAAGCCTTTGCTAGGTTCTAAAAAGAATAATACACATATATCGTCTAAAGATACAAAAGCGATCCTTTCCAGACTTATTGAGTTTAAAGATGATGCAGATGTCAAAGAGATGATAGATCTATTGGAAAAGAAACTTTATGCGGGTGAAGATGTCGTGATCGATAAGACTAAGCTAAAAGAGCTTAGAAAAAGGTATGGATTTTAA
- a CDS encoding VWA domain-containing protein, with product MTFLHPEFIYYMILPLIALFGLLLTQKDRQGVFFSEEVMEKLRVNSKRMSLKARNALFFIIASLLILALAQPSIPNGKVEIKAKSADIMIGLDISDSMLAEDVYPSRLELAKHKILELLNAAPNERIGVVAFAKSSYLVSPLSFDHDAVSFLVRQLEPSSITEKGTDLMQLLYSVNESLKEQKNRYLLLFSDGGDNEDFSQEIAYAKEHNITVFVLALGTKKGAPIKEKDGFITQNGKIVISKLNQSISSLATSTGGVYIEGVNSDKDVKEMLSQIESHTKQKTLKSETITRYIPLFQIPIGLALFLLLIATSSMSKREVVNLPSLFLITLLLSASVPSYAGIMDFKLLDDAKKSYESGDYKTSSSLYDKYVKDHDTNEANYNLASSFYKDKKYKKAVQAYSNVHFADKDKQAGVLYNLANSYAKSGELQKALDTYKNSLALKDDDDAKENKEIVEKLLQKKQDKKQDKQKQKNQKNNQNQNQKSDQNKDQQDQNKQSQDKQNKNGDQEKKDQDKQQQNSSKEPPKDQKSDKEENSSQENKQQSRDEQNKEKTQDMNQSKKSDKEEQKQLENSAVTSQVDKESMSDKEEKKWLQRLNLNTPAHIYKLKSSKAQKDNENEKPW from the coding sequence ATGACATTTTTACATCCTGAATTTATATACTATATGATCCTTCCTCTTATTGCACTCTTTGGACTTCTTTTGACGCAGAAAGACAGACAGGGGGTCTTTTTTTCAGAAGAGGTGATGGAAAAACTTCGTGTAAACTCTAAGAGAATGAGCCTAAAAGCCAGAAATGCACTCTTTTTTATCATTGCATCGCTGCTGATCCTAGCACTTGCACAGCCTTCTATTCCAAACGGAAAAGTCGAGATAAAAGCAAAGAGCGCGGATATCATGATAGGGCTTGATATCTCGGACTCCATGCTTGCAGAAGATGTCTATCCTTCACGTCTGGAACTGGCAAAACATAAGATACTTGAACTTTTAAATGCAGCACCTAACGAGCGGATAGGAGTCGTGGCGTTTGCCAAGTCAAGCTATCTTGTCTCACCGCTTAGTTTTGATCATGATGCGGTCTCTTTTTTAGTCAGACAACTCGAACCAAGTTCCATAACGGAAAAAGGAACCGACCTGATGCAGCTTTTATACTCTGTGAACGAGAGCCTAAAAGAGCAGAAAAACAGATATCTGCTGCTTTTTAGCGACGGCGGGGACAATGAGGACTTCTCTCAAGAGATAGCCTATGCAAAAGAGCATAATATTACGGTCTTTGTCCTAGCCCTCGGAACTAAAAAAGGTGCTCCTATAAAAGAGAAGGATGGTTTTATTACCCAAAACGGCAAGATAGTGATCTCTAAGTTAAACCAGTCCATCTCATCTCTTGCAACCAGTACGGGAGGTGTCTATATAGAGGGTGTGAACTCCGATAAGGATGTAAAAGAGATGCTTTCTCAGATAGAGTCGCATACAAAACAAAAAACACTGAAATCCGAGACCATCACAAGATATATCCCGCTGTTTCAGATCCCTATAGGGTTAGCTCTGTTCTTATTGTTGATCGCGACCAGTTCTATGAGCAAGCGCGAGGTCGTAAACCTGCCGAGTCTGTTCTTGATAACGTTGCTGTTATCTGCATCTGTTCCCTCTTATGCCGGCATCATGGATTTTAAACTTCTTGATGATGCTAAAAAATCGTATGAGAGCGGAGATTATAAAACGAGCAGTTCTTTGTATGATAAATATGTGAAGGATCACGATACGAACGAGGCAAACTATAACCTTGCATCTTCCTTTTATAAAGACAAAAAGTATAAAAAAGCCGTGCAGGCATACAGCAACGTACATTTTGCAGATAAAGACAAGCAAGCGGGAGTGCTTTATAATCTTGCGAACTCTTATGCAAAATCGGGCGAATTGCAAAAGGCGCTAGACACTTACAAGAACTCTCTTGCTTTAAAAGATGACGATGATGCAAAAGAGAACAAAGAGATAGTAGAGAAGCTGTTACAAAAGAAACAGGATAAAAAGCAGGACAAGCAAAAACAGAAAAACCAGAAAAATAACCAAAACCAAAACCAAAAAAGCGATCAAAATAAAGATCAGCAGGATCAAAATAAACAGAGCCAAGACAAACAAAACAAAAACGGCGATCAAGAGAAAAAAGATCAGGACAAACAGCAGCAAAACAGTTCAAAAGAACCGCCAAAAGATCAAAAGTCAGACAAAGAGGAGAACTCCTCTCAAGAGAACAAGCAGCAAAGCAGGGATGAGCAGAACAAAGAGAAAACTCAAGATATGAATCAAAGCAAAAAAAGTGACAAAGAGGAGCAAAAGCAGCTAGAAAACAGTGCTGTAACTTCCCAAGTCGATAAAGAGAGTATGAGTGATAAAGAGGAGAAAAAGTGGCTGCAACGACTGAATCTAAACACTCCGGCACATATATATAAACTCAAATCAAGCAAAGCTCAGAAGGATAATGAAAATGAAAAACCTTGGTAA
- a CDS encoding VWA domain-containing protein, translated as MFDGLYFEYPKVFFVIFFFIACATLCRMKLPSFYFPHSQQFAKDTLGKSRLLFLLKWLSIVMLILAFMSPVKDEPYEIAPKQGYDIALILDSSESMSTQGFDTTNINATKFDVVKNIVKDFIVKRKNDNLGVVVFGAYSFIASPLTYDKNILQKVVDQLYISIAGRYTALYDSLAQGVNLLKNSKAKTKIAILLTDGYNTPEATKIPLHVALDMAKKEKIEVYTIGIGNPGEFDQNLLLKIAKETGAKAYGAGNASQLQAIYDDIDKLEKSEIKSQSFTNVKYFYFYPLFIGLLSLMLYVYLMNKRGHE; from the coding sequence ATGTTTGACGGTCTCTATTTTGAGTATCCTAAAGTCTTTTTTGTCATCTTCTTTTTTATAGCATGCGCTACTTTATGCCGCATGAAACTTCCCTCTTTTTATTTTCCGCATTCACAGCAGTTTGCAAAAGACACGCTTGGTAAATCTAGACTGCTTTTTTTACTCAAATGGCTCTCGATCGTTATGCTGATACTTGCATTTATGTCACCGGTAAAAGATGAACCCTATGAGATCGCTCCAAAACAGGGTTACGATATAGCACTGATACTCGATAGTTCAGAATCTATGAGTACGCAAGGTTTTGATACTACAAATATCAATGCAACAAAGTTCGATGTAGTAAAGAACATAGTAAAGGATTTTATCGTTAAAAGAAAAAACGACAATCTTGGTGTCGTGGTCTTTGGTGCTTACTCCTTTATCGCTTCACCGCTTACTTATGACAAGAATATACTTCAAAAAGTCGTCGATCAGCTCTATATCTCCATTGCTGGTCGTTATACGGCACTTTATGACTCGCTTGCTCAGGGTGTGAACCTTCTTAAAAATTCAAAAGCAAAGACAAAGATAGCCATACTTTTGACTGACGGATACAATACCCCCGAAGCCACAAAGATACCCTTACATGTAGCACTCGATATGGCAAAAAAAGAGAAGATAGAAGTCTATACCATAGGCATAGGCAATCCCGGTGAGTTTGATCAGAATCTTTTACTCAAGATCGCTAAGGAGACGGGGGCAAAAGCTTATGGTGCGGGTAACGCTTCTCAGCTTCAGGCCATCTATGACGACATCGACAAGCTAGAAAAGTCGGAGATAAAATCGCAAAGTTTTACGAATGTGAAATATTTCTACTTTTATCCGCTTTTTATCGGCCTTCTCTCTTTGATGCTTTATGTCTACCTTATGAATAAAAGGGGGCATGAATGA
- a CDS encoding DUF58 domain-containing protein, translating into MSKLKKILVRARRQVFSEMSGNNPSIFKGEGYDFIELREYMPGDDIRHIDWNITAKMQSPYIKIFKEERELNVVVASMLNGSVYFGSKKFKQDLIAELVALLSFSTLKNGDLLSSYIFTDRIIAHSKPTKKMSFATKNVEQIVDFSPLNEKADYKFMVESLYRRLKRKSLVILIADFFEIPDIKVLAKKHEVIALIVRDRLEENPPAMGFSSLMDPESGGVLEGDFNEKSVKEYAKRVHIHDKELYENFRKSGVRFTKIYTDDAASVSLRRVFERR; encoded by the coding sequence ATGAGTAAACTAAAAAAGATACTCGTCCGTGCCCGCCGCCAAGTCTTTAGCGAGATGAGCGGGAACAACCCTTCCATCTTTAAAGGGGAGGGGTATGACTTCATAGAGCTTCGTGAATATATGCCCGGTGATGATATACGTCACATCGATTGGAACATCACGGCAAAGATGCAGTCTCCTTATATAAAGATATTTAAAGAGGAAAGAGAGCTGAATGTTGTCGTAGCATCGATGCTAAACGGAAGTGTCTACTTCGGAAGTAAGAAGTTTAAGCAGGACCTTATAGCCGAACTTGTCGCTCTTCTAAGCTTTTCTACTTTAAAAAACGGCGATTTGCTTAGTTCATATATCTTTACGGACAGGATCATCGCTCACTCAAAACCGACTAAAAAGATGAGTTTTGCCACAAAAAACGTAGAGCAGATAGTCGATTTTAGTCCGTTAAACGAGAAAGCAGACTACAAGTTTATGGTCGAGAGTTTATATAGAAGACTTAAACGCAAATCCCTTGTTATATTAATAGCCGATTTTTTTGAGATACCCGATATCAAAGTGTTGGCTAAGAAACATGAGGTCATCGCACTTATCGTCCGTGACAGACTGGAAGAAAACCCTCCTGCAATGGGATTTTCTTCGTTAATGGATCCTGAGAGCGGCGGAGTGCTTGAGGGTGACTTTAATGAGAAAAGCGTTAAAGAGTATGCCAAAAGAGTGCATATTCACGATAAAGAGCTGTATGAGAATTTTAGAAAAAGCGGTGTCAGGTTTACAAAGATCTATACCGATGATGCGGCTAGTGTCAGTTTAAGAAGAGTATTTGAGAGAAGATGA
- a CDS encoding MoxR family ATPase has product MISKINEIKNEVAKVVIGQEKMIDGLLIGLLCEGHILIEGVPGLAKTTTVKALSQSLGLNFKRAQFTPDLLPSDILGAQIYDPQTNEFKIKRGPIFTNLLLADEINRAPAKVQSALLEVMQERQVTIGEESFKLEAPFFVMATQNPVEQEGVYQLPEAQLDRFMLKLDVGYNTKDEELEIARRISSGKYEQIAAVISRDDLVKLKEAVKAIHVDAEVEEYMITLVDASRNPAQYGLDEIAEYIQYGASPRVSIDMFKAVKAMAFLRGKDFVTPVDVAYIVKEVMHHRLVLTYEAEAEGITTDFIIDKIVKTVPIP; this is encoded by the coding sequence ATGATTTCTAAGATTAATGAGATAAAAAATGAGGTTGCTAAAGTCGTTATAGGTCAGGAGAAGATGATAGACGGTCTTCTTATTGGACTTCTTTGCGAAGGACATATACTTATAGAGGGTGTTCCCGGTCTTGCAAAGACTACGACAGTCAAAGCGCTTTCACAAAGTCTGGGGTTGAATTTTAAACGTGCACAGTTCACACCCGACCTTTTACCTTCGGATATTTTAGGGGCTCAGATATATGACCCTCAGACAAATGAGTTTAAGATAAAACGCGGTCCTATATTTACAAACCTGCTTTTAGCGGATGAGATCAACCGTGCTCCGGCAAAAGTACAGTCAGCACTGCTGGAAGTGATGCAGGAACGCCAAGTGACGATAGGTGAAGAGAGTTTTAAACTTGAAGCTCCTTTTTTCGTTATGGCTACGCAAAACCCGGTAGAGCAGGAAGGTGTATACCAGCTTCCCGAAGCTCAGCTTGACCGTTTTATGTTAAAGCTTGATGTCGGATATAACACAAAAGATGAAGAGCTCGAGATCGCAAGACGAATATCAAGCGGAAAATATGAGCAGATAGCAGCGGTCATAAGCAGAGATGACCTTGTAAAACTTAAAGAGGCTGTAAAAGCTATCCATGTGGACGCTGAGGTCGAGGAGTATATGATAACGCTGGTAGATGCTTCTCGTAATCCGGCTCAGTACGGTCTAGATGAGATAGCAGAGTACATCCAGTACGGTGCATCTCCTCGTGTGAGTATAGATATGTTCAAAGCCGTAAAAGCGATGGCGTTTTTAAGAGGTAAAGATTTCGTGACTCCTGTGGATGTCGCATACATCGTAAAAGAGGTTATGCACCATCGCTTGGTTCTGACGTATGAAGCAGAAGCCGAAGGGATAACAACAGACTTTATAATAGATAAAATCGTAAAAACAGTTCCTATACCGTAG